The Budorcas taxicolor isolate Tak-1 chromosome 25, Takin1.1, whole genome shotgun sequence genome includes a region encoding these proteins:
- the GPR152 gene encoding probable G-protein coupled receptor 152 translates to MPSLIHQVPTPCPVRHWGPQIDTAMEASLGAPGHWPRTELDDEDYPQGGWDTVFLVALLLLGLPANGLMAWLAGSQARQGAGTRLALLLLSLALSDFLFLAAAAFQIMEIQHGGHWPLGTAACRFYYFLWGVSYSSGLFLLATLSLDRCLLALCPRWYPGRRPARLPLWVCAGVWVLATLFSVPWLVFPEAAVWWYDLVICLDFWDSEELPLRMLEILGGFLPFLVLLVCHLLTQAATCRPCRRHQPGAPACRGFARVAKTILSAYVVLRLPYQLAQLLYLAFLWDFYPGYLLWEALVYSDYLILLNSCLSPFLCLLASADLQALLHTMLASFAAALCEERPGSFMPAEPQTQVDSEDQTVPGPVAEAQPQVNPTAQPQVNPEAKQQVNPEAKQQTNPVAQPQDDNEGSPQVDSGAQSQASPKAQPPGPTTSSAPSACEEASSTPAMDSTLEAPVNPATPAASEGGGPSSAPREEAPGTGPT, encoded by the coding sequence ATGCCTTCATTGATTCACCAGGTGCCCACTCCATGTCCAGTCAGACACTGGGGACCCCAGATAGACACTGCTATGGAAGCCAGCCTGGGTGCCCCCGGCCACTGGCCCCGCACAGAGCTCGACGACGAGGACTACCCCCAGGGCGGCTGGGACACGGTCTTCCTGGTGGCCCTGCTGCTCCTGGGGCTGCCGGCCAATGGGCTCATGGCATGGCTGGCTGGCTCACAGGCCCGGCAGGGCGCGGGCACACGGCTCGCTCTGCTCTTGCTCAGCCTGGCTCTCTCTGACTTCCTGTTCCTGGCAGCAGCGGCCTTCCAGATCATGGAGATCCAGCACGGCGGGCACTGGCCGCTGGGGACGGCTGCCTGCCGCTTCTACTATTTCCTCTGGGGGGTGTCCTACTCCTCCGGCCTCTTCCTGCTGGCCACCCTCAGCCTGGACCGCTGCCTGCTGGCACTGTGCCCTCGCTGGTACCCTGGGCGCCGCCCAGCCCGCCTGCCCCTCTGGGTCTGTGCTGGGGTCTGGGTGCTGGCCACCCTCTTCAGTGTGCCCTGGCTGGTCTTCCCCGAGGCCGCCGTCTGGTGGTACGACCTGGTCATCTGCCTGGACTTCTGGGACAGCGAGGAGCTGCCGCTGCGGATGCTGGAGATCCTGGGgggcttccttcctttccttgtgCTGCTCGTCTGCCACCTGCTCACCCAGGCCGCCACCTGCCGGCCCTGCCGCCGCCACCAGCCTGGGGCCCCGGCCTGCCGCGGCTTCGCCCGTGTGGCCAAGACCATTCTGTCAGCCTACGTGGTCCTGCGGCTGCCCTACCAGCTGGCGCAGCTGCTGTACCTGGCCTTCCTGTGGGACTTCTACCCCGGCTACCTGCTCTGGGAGGCCCTGGTCTACTCTGACTACCTGATCCTGCTCAACAGCTGCCTCAGtcccttcctctgcctcctggcCAGCGCCGACCTCCAGGCCCTGCTGCACACCATGCTCGCCTCCTTTGCAGCCGCTCTCTGTGAGGAGAGGCCGGGCAGCTTcatgccagctgagccacagaccCAAGTGGACTCTGAGGATCAGACGGTACCAGGGCCAGTGGCTGAGGCCCAGCCACAAGTGAACCCCACAGCCCAGCCACAAGTGAACCCCGAGGCCAAGCAGCAGGTGAACCCCGAGGCCAAGCAGCAGACGAACCCCGTGGCCCAGCCACAGGACGACAACGAGGGCTCACCCCAGGTGGATTCTGGGGCCCAGTCACAGGCAAGCCCCAAGGCCCAGCCCCCCGGGCCCACTACCAGCTCAGCCCCCAGTGCCTGTGAGGAagcttcctccaccccagccaTGGATTCCACCCTAGAGGCCCCCGTGAACCCGGCCACACCTGCTGCCTCTGAGGGAGGAGGCCCCAGCAGCGCTCCCCGAGAAGAGGCCCCGGGCACGGGCCCCACGTGA
- the CABP4 gene encoding calcium-binding protein 4: MAEEQGRGRHGPDPAPGPQKPPVGVLASSSGAEGPPLMRKRSSKKEKGLRGSRKGPSSSGEQTPMQGPEALGSSKNPSRTREGQEGPVPSAPGPAPRRQSHRHRPGPQHDAAQKTYGPLLNRIFGKDRELGPEELDELQAAFEEFDTDHDGYIGYRSLGECMRTLGYMPTEMELIEVSQHVKMRMGGRVDFEEFVEMMGPKLREETAHMLGLRELRIAFREFDRDRDGRITVAELREAAPALLGEPLVGAELDEMLQEVDLNGDGTVDFDEFVMMLSRH, from the exons ATGGCCGAAGAGCAGGGGAGGGGGCGCCATGGCCCAGACCCGGCCCCCGGACCACAGAAGCCCCCCGTGGGGGTCCTGGCTTCCAGTAGCGGCGCTGAGGGGCCCCCCTTGATGAGGAAGAGAAGCagcaagaaggagaaggggctcCGAGGGTCCCGGAAGGGCCCCAGCAGCTCTGGGGAGCAGACCCCCATGcagggccccgaggccctggggaGCAGCAAGAACCCCTCCAGGACCAGAGAAGGGCAGGAGGGGCCCGTCCCCTCGGCCCCTGGGCCGGCCCCTCGTCGCCAGTCCCACCGGCACCGTCCTGGCCCCCAGCACGATGCTGCTCAGAAGACATACGGGCCCCTGCTCAACCGCATCTTCGGGAAG GACCGAGAGTTGGGCCCCGAGGAGCTGGATG AGCTTCAGGCCGCCTTTGAGGAGTTTGACACGGACCACGACGGTTATATCGGCTACCGGAGCCTGGGCGAGTGCATGCGGACGCTGGGCTATATGCCCACTGAGATGGAGCTCATCGAGGTCTCCCAGCACGTCAAGATGCGGA TGGGTGGCCGCGTGGACTTTGAGGAATTCGTGGAGATGATGGGCCCAAAGCTGAGGGAGGAGACGGCGCACATGCTGGGGCTGCGGGAGCTGCGAATTGCCTTCCGCGAG TTTGACAGGGACAGGGATGGGCGGATCACGGTGGCAGAGCTGCGGGAGGCAGCACCGGCTCTCCTGGGGGAGCCACTGGTGGGTGCTGAGTTGGACGAGATGCTCCAAGAAGTGGATCTCAATGGGGACGGCACCGTGGACTTTGACG AGTTCGTGATGATGCTGTCCCGCCACTAA
- the TMEM134 gene encoding transmembrane protein 134 isoform X2 encodes MSASRPQFSIDDAFELSLEDAGPGLEPSGVARFGPLHFERRARFEVADEDKQSRLRYQNLENDEDGAQASPEPDGGVSTSWTQHPLIQKNHRVVLASFLLLLLGLVLILTGVGLEVAPSPGVSSAIFFVPGFLLLVPGVYHVIFIYCAVKGHRGFQFFYLPYFEK; translated from the exons ATGAGTGCCTCCCGGCCCCAGTTCAGCATCGATGACGCCTTCGAGCTGTCCCTGGAGGACGCGGGCCCTGGGCTCGAGCCCAGCGGGGTCGCCCGCTTCGGGCCGCTGCACTTCGAGCGCCGGGCCCGGTTCGAGGTGGCCGACGAGGACAAGCAGTCCCGGCTGCGCTACCAG AATCTGGAGAACGATGAGGATGGAGCCCAGGCCTCTCCGGAGCCAGATGGGGGAGTCAGCACCAG CTGGACTCAGCACCCTTTGATCCAGAAGAACCACCGGGTAGTGCTGGCCtccttcctgcttctcctgctggGGCTGG TGCTGATCCTGACCGGCGTGGGACTGGAGGTGGCCCCCTCGCCAG GTGTCTCCAGCGCCATCTTCTTCGTGCCGGGCTTCCTGTTGCTGGTCCCAGGAG TCTACCACGTGATCTTCATCTACTGCGCCGTCAAGGGTCATCGGGGCTTCCAGTTCTTCTACCTGCCCTACTTCGAGAAGTGA
- the TMEM134 gene encoding transmembrane protein 134 isoform X1 → MSASRPQFSIDDAFELSLEDAGPGLEPSGVARFGPLHFERRARFEVADEDKQSRLRYQNLENDEDGAQASPEPDGGVSTRDSGRTSIRSSQWSFSSISSSTQRSYNACCSWTQHPLIQKNHRVVLASFLLLLLGLVLILTGVGLEVAPSPGVSSAIFFVPGFLLLVPGVYHVIFIYCAVKGHRGFQFFYLPYFEK, encoded by the exons ATGAGTGCCTCCCGGCCCCAGTTCAGCATCGATGACGCCTTCGAGCTGTCCCTGGAGGACGCGGGCCCTGGGCTCGAGCCCAGCGGGGTCGCCCGCTTCGGGCCGCTGCACTTCGAGCGCCGGGCCCGGTTCGAGGTGGCCGACGAGGACAAGCAGTCCCGGCTGCGCTACCAG AATCTGGAGAACGATGAGGATGGAGCCCAGGCCTCTCCGGAGCCAGATGGGGGAGTCAGCACCAG GGATTCTGGCCGAACATCCATCCGCAGCTCCCAGTGGTCCTTTAGCAGTATCAGCAGCAGCACTCAGCGCTCCTACAATGCGTGCTGCAG CTGGACTCAGCACCCTTTGATCCAGAAGAACCACCGGGTAGTGCTGGCCtccttcctgcttctcctgctggGGCTGG TGCTGATCCTGACCGGCGTGGGACTGGAGGTGGCCCCCTCGCCAG GTGTCTCCAGCGCCATCTTCTTCGTGCCGGGCTTCCTGTTGCTGGTCCCAGGAG TCTACCACGTGATCTTCATCTACTGCGCCGTCAAGGGTCATCGGGGCTTCCAGTTCTTCTACCTGCCCTACTTCGAGAAGTGA
- the AIP gene encoding AH receptor-interacting protein — MADIIARLREDGIQKRVIQEGRGALPDFQDGTKATFHYRTLRSDEEGAVLDDSRVRSKPMELIIGKKFKLPVWETIVRTMREGEIAQFCCDVKHVVLYPLVAKSLRNIAAGKDPLEGQRHCCGIAQMHEHNSLGHADLDALQQNPQPLIFDIEMLKVENPGTYQQDPWAMTDEEKAKAVPVIHQEGNRLYREGHVKEAAAKYYDAIACLKNLQMKEQPGSPDWIQLDQQITPLLLNYCQCKLVAEEYYEVLDHCSSILNKYDDNVKAYFKRGKAHAAVWNAQEAQADFAKVLQLDPALAPVVSRELRALEARIRQKDEEDKARFRGIFSH, encoded by the exons ATGGCGGATATCATCGCAAGACTCCGGGAAGACGGGATCCAAAAGCGTGTGATACAGGAGGGCCGAGGAGCGCTCCCTGACTTTCAGGATGGAACCAAG GCCACGTTCCATTACCGCACTCTGCGCAGTGACGAGGAGGGTGCCGTGCTGGACGACAGCCGGGTGCGCAGCAAGCCCATGGAGCTCATCATTGGCAAGAAGTTCAAGCTGCCCGTGTGGGAGACCATCGTGCGCACCATGCGGGAGGGGGAGATCGCCCAGTTCTGCTGCGATGTCAAG CACGTGGTGCTATACCCACTGGTGGCCAAGAGTCTACGCAACATCGCAGCCGGCAAGGACCCCCTGGAGGGCCAGCGGCACTGCTGTGGCATCGCCCAGATGCACGAGCACAACTCCCTGGGCCACGCCGACCTGGACGCCCTGCAGCAGAACCCCCAGCCTCTCATCTTCGACATCGAGATGCTGAAG GTGGAGAACCCTGGCACGTACCAGCAGGACCCGTGGGCAATGACGGatgaggagaaggcaaaggcagtGCCGGTTATCCACCAGGAGGGCAACCGGTTATACCGTGAGGGCCACGTGAAGGAGGCCGCTGCCAAGTACTACGATGCCATCGCCTGCCTCAAGAACCTTCAGATGAAG GAACAGCCTGGGTCCCCCGACTGGATCCAGCTAGATCAGCAGATCACCCCACTGCTGCTCAACTACTGTCAGTGCAAGCTGGTGGCCGAAGAGTATTATGAAGTGCTGGATCACTGCTCCTCCATCCTCAATAAGTATGATG ACAATGTCAAGGCCTACTTCAAGCGCGGCAAGGCCCACGCGGCAGTGTGGAACGCCCAGGAGGCCCAGGCTGACTTCGCCAAGGTGTTGCAGCTGGACCCAGCCCTGGCGCCTGTGGTGAGCCGTGAGCTGCGGGCCCTGGAGGCACGGATCCGCCAGAAGGACGAGGAGGACAAGGCCCGCTTCCGGGGCATCTTCTCCCACTGA